The Setaria italica strain Yugu1 chromosome IX, Setaria_italica_v2.0, whole genome shotgun sequence genome has a window encoding:
- the LOC101774473 gene encoding mitochondrial import inner membrane translocase subunit TIM23-2, whose translation MADPRLYPSGSDDRRDDSGRRLYNPYQDLNIPYKQLYDLPTSPEFLFQEEAIAQRRSWGENLTYYTGIGYLGGAVAGAALGLRNAARGAEPGEPAKIRANRVLNSCGSSGRRVGNTLGVIGLMYAGIESAMVAARDRDDWINSVAAGLGTGALFRAANGPRSAVVAGAVGGVLAGAAAAAKQVGKRYVPAL comes from the coding sequence ATGGCCGATCCGCGGCTGTACCCGTCGGGATCCGACGACCGCCGGGATgactccggccgccgcctctACAACCCGTACCAGGACCTCAACATCCCCTACAAGCAGCTCTACGACCTGCCCACCTCCCCGGAGTTCCTCTTCCAGGAGGAGGCCATCGCGCAGCGCCGCTCCTGGGGCGAGAACCTCACCTACTACACCGGCATCGGCTacctcggcggcgccgtggcgggGGCCGCGCTGGGCCTCCGCAACGCCGCGCGGGGAGCGGAGCCGGGGGAGCCCGCCAAGATCCGGGCCAACCGCGTCCTCAACTCCTGCGGGAGCTCAGGCCGCCGCGTCGGCAACACGCTCGGGGTCATAGGCCTGATGTACGCCGGGATCGAGAGCGCCATGGTCGCCGCCCGCGACCGCGACGACTGGATCAACAGCGTCGCGGCAGGGCTAGGCACCGGGGCGCTCTTCCGGGCCGCCAACGGGCCGCGGTCAGCCGTTGTCGCGGGGGCCGTCGGAGGGgttctcgccggcgccgccgcggccgccaagCAGGTCGGCAAGAGATACGTGCCCGCCCTCTGA
- the LOC101774871 gene encoding molybdate-anion transporter: MEVFYYVVFGALAAVVAGLELGKSGKDRVATTSAFNSFKNNYVLVYSLMMSGDWLQGPYVYYLYRQYGFDKGDIGRLFIAGFGSSMLFGTIVGSLADKQGRKRACITYCISYILSCITKHSPEYKILMIGRILGGIATSLLFSAFESWLVAEHNKRGFDPQWLSITFSKAIFLGNGLIAIVSGLFANLLAENLGFGPVAPFDAAACFLAIGMAIIMSSWSENYGDPSESKDLMAQFKVAAKAIASDEKIALLGAIQSLFEGSMYTFVFLWTPALSPNEEDIPHGFIFATFMLSSMLGSSIASRLLARKLKVEGYMQIVFAISAVTLVLPVVTNFLVPPSSVKGGSISFGGSLQLLGFCTFEACVGIFWPSIMKMRSQYIPEEARSTIMNFFRIPLNLFVCVVLYNVNAFPITVMFGMCSIFLFMASILQRRLMVVSDLHKSSTKAQEMIGEDEPLNP; the protein is encoded by the exons ATGGAGGTCTTCTACTACGTCGTGttcggcgcgctcgccgccgtcgtggcgGGGCTCGAGCTCGGCAAGAGCGGCAAGGACCGCgtcgccaccacctccgccttcAACTCCTTCAAGAACAACTACGTCCTCGTCTACTCCCTCATGATGT CCGGGGATTGGCTGCAGGGCCCCTACGTCTACTACCTCTACAGACAGTACGGCTTCGACAAGGGCGACATCGGCCGCCTCTTCATCGCCGGCTTCGGATCCTCCATGCTCTTCGGCACCATCGTCGGCTCCCTCGCCGACAAGCA GGGCCGCAAGAGGGCCTGCATCACCTACTGCATCAGCTACATCCTCAGCTGCATCACCAAGCACTCGCCCGAGTACAAGATCCTCATGATCGGCCGCATTCTCGGGGGCATCGCCACCTCGCTCCTCTTCTCCGCCTTCGAGTCATGGCTCGTCGCCGAGCACAACAAG AGAGGCTTTGACCCGCAATGGTTGTCCATTACATTCTCCAAGGCTAtctttcttgggaatggcttaATTGCCATTGTATCTGGGCTATTTGCGAACCTTCTTGCTGAAAACTTGGGTTTCGGTCCTGTGGCTCCTTTTGATGCGGCTGCATGCTTCCTGGCAATTGGCATGGCTATCATAATGTCATCATGGAGTGAAAACTATGGCGATCCATCCGAAAGCAAGGACCTCATGGCCCAGTTCAAGGTTGCAGCTAAGGCAATTGCTTCAG ATGAAAAGATTGCATTGCTGGGAGCCATACAGTCATTGTTTGAGGGCTCAATGTACACTTTTGTCTTCCTATGGACTCCAGCTTTGAGCCCAAATGAGGAGGATATTCCTCATGGTTTTATCTTTGCTACATTCATGCTGTCATCAATGTTGGGTAGCTCAATTGCGTCACGCCTGCTAGCCCGGAAGCTCAAGGTTGAGGGTTATATGCAGATTGTGTTCGCAATATCAGCCGTCACCCTTGTCCTCCCTGTTGTCACCAAT TTTTTAGTGCCGCCATCTTCTGTGAAAGGAGGTAGCATTTCATTTGGAGGCTCCCTTCAGCTTCTCGGTTTCTGCACCTTCGAGGCATGTGTTGGCATATTCTGGCCATCAATCATGAAGATGAGATCGCAGTACATTCctgaggaggcaagaagcacgATCATGAATTTCTTCCGCATTCCACTCAACCTGTTTGTTTGCGTGGTGCTTTACAAT GTGAATGCGTTCCCTATCACTGTCATGTTTGGAATGTGTTCTATCTTCCTCTTCATGGCATCGATCTTGCAGAGACGGCTGATGGTTGTTTCTGACCTACACAAATCATCAACAA AAGCACAAGAAATGATCGGGGAAGATGAGCCACTAAATCCTTAA
- the LOC101775542 gene encoding AAA-ATPase At2g46620, with protein MPLRAASGAGAGALVAIAYAAVALAALRLLLSYKSALYALRRLWRCADEWAQAYQYHEVPRFACDGAENPLFRKAAAYVAALPSLEDADATSVLSSASRTNGGLSLQLGPGHTARDAFLGARLAWTNTDDDRLVLRVRRHDRTRVLRPYLQHVESVADEMEQRRRELRLFANTGVDGTTGAPRWASAPFTHPATLDAVAMDPDLKARVRADLESFLKGRAYYHRLGRAWRRSYLLYGPPGTGKSTFAAAMARFLGYDVYDIDLSRAGNDDLRALLMHTTPRSLILVEDLDRYVQGGGDGEARAARVLSFMDGVASCCGEERVMVFTMRGGKDAVDAAVVRPGRLDVHIHFTLCDFEAFKALASNYLGLKDHKLYPQVEEGFHAGARLSPAELGEIMLANRASPSRALRNVITKLQHVSGGGAPPRHPAHKRNTSWSGAGQQWEEQPARASAESTEADETAAPAGGGVFGKDAPMREFKKLYGLIKIRSRREGAGVAPLEGDAHGPPTPGNHDRER; from the coding sequence ATGCCGCTGCGCGCcgcgagcggcgccggcgctggcgcccTGGTCGCAATCGCCTATGCCGCCGTCGCGCTCGCGGCGCTGCGCCTGCTGCTGTCCTACAAGTCGGCGCTCTACGCGCTGCGCCGGCTGTGGCGGTGCGCCGACGAGTGGGCGCAGGCGTACCAGTACCACGAGGTGCCGCGCTTCGCGTGCGACGGCGCCGAGAACCCGCTCTTCCGCAAGGCCGCCGCGTACGTGGCGGCGCTGCCGTCGCTGGAGGACGCCGACGCCACGTCCGTGCTCTCGTCGGCGTCCAGGACCAACGGCGGCCTCTCGCTCCAGCTCGGCCCGGGCCACACCGCGCGGGACGCGTTCCTCGGCGCGCGCCTCGCGTGGACCAACACCGACGACGACCGCCTGGTGCTGCGCGTGCGCCGCCACGACCGCACCCGCGTGCTGCGCCCCTACCTGCAGCACGTCGAGTCCGTCGCCGACGAGATGGAGCAGCGCCGGCGCGAGCTGCGGCTCTTCGCCAACACCGGCGTGGACGGGACCACCGGCGCGCCGCGGTGGGCGTCGGCGCCCTTCACCCACCCGGCCACGCTCGACGCGGTGGCCATGGACCCGGACCTCAAGGCCCGTGTCCGCGCCGACCTCGAGAGCTTCCTCAAGGGCCGCGCCTACTACCACCGCCTCGGCCGCGCCTGGCGCCGGAGCTACCTCCTCTACGGCCCGCCGGGCACCGGCAAGTCTACGttcgcggcggccatggcgcgctTCCTGGGCTACGACGTCTACGACATCGACCTCTCCCGCGCCGGCAACGACGACCTCCGCGCGCTGCTCATGCACACCACCCCGCGCTCGCTCATCCTCGTCGAGGACCTGGACCGGTACGTCCAGGGAGGCGGGGACGGCGAGGCGCGGGCTGCGAGGGTGCTGAGCTTCATGGACGGCGTCGCCTCCTGCTGCGGCGAGGAGCGGGTGATGGTGTTCACGATGCGCGGCGGCAAGGACGCCGTGGACGCGGCGGTGGTGCGGCCGGGGCGGCTAGACGTGCACATCCACTTCACGCTCTGCGACTTCGAGGCGTTCAAGGCGCTGGCCAGCAACTACCTGGGGCTCAAGGACCACAAGCTCTACCCGCAGGTGGAGGAGGGCTTCCACGCCGGCGCACGCCTCAGCCCCGCCGAGCTCGGCGAGATCATGCTCGCCAACCGCGCCTCACCGAGCCGCGCGCTCCGCAACGTCATCACCAAGCTGCAGCACGTGTCCGGCggaggcgcgccgccgcggcacccGGCACACAAGCGTAACACCAGCTGGTCCGGGGCCGGGCAGCAGTGGGAGGAGCAGCCGGCGCGCGCTAGCGCGGAATCCACGGAGGCCGACGAGACGGCCgccccggcgggcggcggggtgttCGGCAAGGACGCGCCGATGAGGGAGTTCAAGAAGCTGTACGGGCTGATCAAGATCAGGAGCCGGAGGGAGGGCGCCGGCGTCGCGCCACTGGAAGGCGACGCGCACGGGCCGCCGACGCCGGGCAACCACGACAGGGAGCGCTGA